The Canis aureus isolate CA01 chromosome 11, VMU_Caureus_v.1.0, whole genome shotgun sequence genome has a segment encoding these proteins:
- the NOL12 gene encoding nucleolar protein 12, producing MGRNKKKKRDGDDRRPRLVLSFDEEKRREYLTGFHKRKVERKKAAIEEIKHRLKLEQKKLREERHQEYLKMLAEREEALEEADELERLVTAKTESVQYDHPNHTVTVTTISDLDLSGARLLGLPPPEQGAGHRSEEEASSMEKLTRALPRKSRDPLLSQRISALTASLHAHSRKKTKRKHPRRAQDSTKKPPSATRTSKTQRRRLTGKARHSGE from the exons ATGGGCCGCAACAAGAAGAAGAAGCGAGATGGCGACGACCGGCGGCCGCGGCTCGTCCTCAGCTTCGACGAAGAGAAGCGGCG GGAGTACCTGACTGGCTTCCATAAGCGCAAGGTGGAACGGAAGAAGGCAGCCATTGAGGAGATCAAGCATCGGCTCAAGTTGGAGCAGAAGAAGCTCCGGGAGGAG CGCCATCAGGAATACTTGAAGAtgctggcagagagagaggaggctctGG AGGAGGCAGATGAACTGGAGAGGCTGGTGACAGCAAAGACAGAGTCAGTGCAGTATGACCACCCCAATCACACAGTCACCGTGACCACCATCAGTGACCTGGACCTCTCAGGTGCCCGGCTGCTTGGACTGCCTCCACCTGAG CAAGGGGCTGGACACAGGTCCGAGGAAGAGGCGTCCTCCATGGAGAAGCTGACCAGAGCCTTACCCAGGAAGTCCAGAGATCCCCTCCTGTCCCAGCG GATCTCTGCTCTCACAGCATCACTGCACGCACATAGTCGCAAGAAGACCAAGAGGAAACATCCCCGACGGGCCCAAGACTCCACCAAGAAGCCCCCGAGTGCCACTCGTACGAGCAAGACCCAGCGCCGCCGGCTGACAGGCAAAGCCCGGCACAGTGGAGAGTGA
- the LGALS1 gene encoding galectin-1, with protein sequence MACGLVASNLSLKPGQCLRVQCEVVPEAKSFVLNLGKDGDNLCLHFNPRFEAHGDVNTIVCNSKDGGAWGEEHRESAFPFQPGTVTEVCISFDQADLTIKLPDGYTFKFPNRLNLEAISYLAADGDMKIKCLAFD encoded by the exons ATGGCTTGT GGTCTGGTCGCCAGCAATCTGAGTCTCAAACCTGGGCAGTGCCTCAGAGTGCAATGCGAGGTGGTCCCCGAAGCCAAGAG CTTCGTGCTGAACCTGGGCAAAGACGGGGACAACCTGTGCCTGCACTTCAACCCTCGCTTTGAAGCCCATGGCGACGTCAACACCATTGTGTGTAACAGCAAGGATGGCGGGGCCTGGGGCGAGGAGCATCGAGAGTCCGCCTTCCCCTTCCAGCCCGGGACTGTCACAGAG GTGTGCATCTCCTTCGACCAGGCTGACTTGACCATCAAGCTGCCAGATGGATACACCTTCAAGTTCCCCAACCGCCTCAACCTGGAGGCCATCAGCTACCTGGCAGCTGATGGTGACATGAAGATCAAGTGCCTGGCTTTTGACTAA